Proteins encoded by one window of Streptococcus suis S735:
- a CDS encoding isoprenylcysteine carboxyl methyltransferase family protein, translating to MIVFLVICVFLVRIYFLKISIKNEKRILKNGGSEFGVQNTKLLTIVHILFYLSCLVEAVVRHTKFDTLSSLGLIFLLFSMGMLFWVTRLLGDIWTVKLMLVKDHRFVDHWLFRVVKHPNYFLNIIPELIGLALLCHATYSFLILFPVYMVILYRRIHEENNLLKTVIIPNGTVQSAAEITGNN from the coding sequence ATGATTGTTTTTTTGGTTATTTGTGTTTTTTTGGTGAGAATCTATTTTTTGAAGATTTCAATTAAAAACGAAAAACGGATTTTGAAAAACGGCGGTTCAGAATTTGGTGTTCAAAATACTAAATTATTAACAATTGTACATATTCTATTTTATTTATCATGTTTGGTTGAAGCAGTAGTGCGACACACCAAGTTTGATACGCTTAGTAGCTTAGGTTTGATATTCTTGCTGTTTTCAATGGGAATGTTATTTTGGGTAACACGATTGTTAGGTGATATTTGGACAGTTAAGCTCATGTTGGTAAAAGATCATCGTTTTGTTGATCATTGGTTGTTTCGTGTTGTAAAGCATCCTAACTATTTCCTAAATATTATACCAGAATTAATCGGTTTAGCTTTATTGTGTCATGCAACATATAGTTTTCTCATCTTATTCCCAGTCTACATGGTTATCTTATACAGACGTATTCACGAGGAAAATAATTTGTTGAAAACAGTGATTATTCCAAACGGAACTGTGCAGTCTGCAGCAGAGATAACTGGAAATAATTAA
- a CDS encoding polyprenyl synthetase family protein, translating to MVASKLQRLEEAMADFYQPQVAERLNQSVLYSLQAGGKRIRPLLLLTILESFGMELKQAHYQVAACVELIHTGSLIHDDLPAMDNDDYRRGRLTNHKVYDEATAILAGDSLFLDPFGFLAQVDLPAETILALVRELSQASGTFGMVAGQVLDMAGEGQNLTLEQLQAIHANKTGKLLTFPFVAAGLIAGQSDVVINHLRQAGQLIGLAFQVRDDILDVTATFEEIGKTPQKDVLAEKSTYPALMGLEASKVFLEDSLNQAINELDQVAKQVPFSTEKIKEIIESLRING from the coding sequence ATGGTTGCCAGTAAATTGCAGCGACTTGAGGAAGCCATGGCAGACTTTTACCAACCCCAGGTAGCTGAACGCCTCAACCAATCGGTTCTTTATTCGCTACAGGCTGGTGGTAAACGAATCCGCCCCTTGCTTTTATTGACCATCTTAGAGTCCTTTGGGATGGAATTAAAACAAGCTCATTACCAAGTGGCAGCATGTGTCGAGTTGATCCATACGGGAAGTTTGATTCACGATGACCTGCCTGCTATGGATAATGATGATTACCGTCGTGGTCGCTTGACCAACCACAAGGTTTACGATGAAGCAACGGCTATTTTAGCAGGGGACAGTCTCTTTCTAGATCCATTTGGTTTCCTAGCCCAAGTTGATTTACCAGCTGAGACCATCCTTGCTCTCGTGAGAGAGCTTTCCCAGGCATCTGGGACCTTTGGAATGGTTGCTGGTCAAGTCTTGGATATGGCTGGTGAAGGGCAGAATTTGACCTTAGAACAATTACAAGCCATCCATGCCAATAAGACTGGAAAATTATTGACATTTCCCTTTGTAGCAGCAGGTTTGATTGCAGGACAATCAGATGTGGTAATCAACCATTTGCGACAAGCGGGTCAATTAATTGGTCTAGCCTTTCAAGTTCGGGATGATATTTTGGATGTGACAGCCACTTTTGAGGAAATCGGAAAAACTCCCCAAAAAGATGTATTGGCTGAGAAGTCTACCTACCCTGCCCTAATGGGACTGGAAGCCTCAAAAGTCTTTCTAGAAGATAGCTTGAATCAAGCAATCAACGAGCTAGATCAAGTGGCTAAACAAGTCCCATTTTCAACAGAAAAAATCAAAGAAATCATAGAAAGTTTACGAATCAATGGCTAA
- a CDS encoding sensor histidine kinase, with protein sequence MGIARKNFIIVAAMISFISVTLLGLLYYAMPIYYNQVKKQELRHDYMTVAKQLDGMPEAKIISEIDDFDIKTPNIIISLFSSDRKIIYPDPNDEMAKKHENEYLENGDFDEIGSWGAEITSAEGVTYYLLFNYGFHSLSDVSQTLVTFYPFILLLIIVLAVSVAFVYSRLSTRRIARISETTRRMQSLESGISCAVAGTDEITILAQDINSLYSKLLSSIDELRTENERAMAREKEKSDFLRITSHELKTPIASMLGLVEGMIYNVGPFKDHDTYLKKCKEILQEQSELVHSILEATNLDMALKESREQIRLDQLIDSSLTSYQSLAEVKGYQFEVELSPVLIEANPVYFLKAIKNILDNAFRYSCKEAIIRVVLRQNQLIIENQVERVLSDEELDQVFRPFYRPDYSRDKKDGGIGIGLFIVQKILEKHGFPYTFYASDTQTMRFMIHLQSQSTANSNELI encoded by the coding sequence ATGGGGATTGCCAGAAAAAATTTTATTATTGTTGCTGCGATGATTTCTTTCATCTCTGTAACATTGTTAGGGTTATTGTATTATGCTATGCCTATATATTATAATCAGGTTAAGAAACAGGAATTGAGACACGATTATATGACTGTGGCTAAACAATTGGATGGGATGCCAGAAGCTAAGATTATATCTGAGATTGATGATTTCGACATAAAAACTCCGAATATTATTATTAGTCTTTTTTCGAGTGATAGAAAAATTATTTATCCAGACCCCAATGATGAAATGGCTAAAAAGCATGAGAACGAGTATTTAGAAAATGGGGATTTTGATGAAATTGGTTCTTGGGGAGCCGAGATAACATCTGCAGAAGGAGTTACATATTATCTGTTATTTAATTATGGATTTCACTCGTTATCTGATGTCAGTCAAACATTGGTAACTTTTTATCCATTCATATTGCTGTTGATTATTGTTCTGGCAGTTTCGGTAGCTTTTGTTTACAGTAGACTGTCCACTCGTAGAATAGCAAGAATTTCAGAAACAACAAGACGAATGCAATCGTTAGAGTCTGGAATCAGTTGTGCTGTTGCAGGAACTGATGAAATAACAATATTGGCTCAGGATATTAACAGCCTGTATAGCAAGTTATTGTCAAGTATCGATGAATTAAGAACGGAAAATGAACGTGCTATGGCACGTGAGAAGGAGAAGTCTGATTTCCTCCGTATCACATCACACGAATTAAAAACTCCAATAGCTAGTATGTTGGGGTTAGTCGAAGGCATGATTTATAATGTGGGGCCATTTAAGGACCATGATACATATTTAAAAAAATGCAAGGAAATCTTGCAGGAACAATCTGAGTTAGTTCATTCTATTTTAGAAGCGACAAATCTTGATATGGCTTTAAAGGAAAGCAGAGAACAAATCCGATTAGATCAGTTGATTGATTCCTCTTTAACAAGTTATCAGAGTTTGGCAGAGGTTAAGGGCTATCAATTTGAAGTAGAACTATCACCGGTTCTCATTGAGGCAAATCCTGTTTATTTCTTAAAAGCTATTAAGAATATTTTAGATAATGCCTTTCGGTACTCATGTAAAGAGGCTATTATTCGTGTAGTACTACGCCAAAATCAATTAATAATCGAAAATCAGGTTGAACGTGTTTTAAGTGACGAGGAATTGGATCAAGTCTTTCGTCCATTCTATCGTCCAGACTACAGTCGTGATAAGAAAGATGGTGGCATAGGGATTGGTTTGTTTATTGTACAGAAAATATTAGAAAAACACGGCTTTCCGTACACTTTTTATGCTTCTGATACACAAACTATGCGTTTTATGATTCATTTGCAATCACAAAGTACAGCGAATAGTAATGAATTGATATAG
- a CDS encoding exodeoxyribonuclease VII small subunit, translating to MSKQTKTFEENLAELEGIVTKLERGDVALEEALAEFQKGMVLSKDLQKTLAEAEKTLVKVMQADGSEAEMD from the coding sequence ATGTCCAAACAGACGAAAACATTTGAAGAAAACTTAGCTGAATTAGAAGGAATCGTAACCAAATTGGAGCGAGGCGATGTGGCTCTGGAAGAAGCACTGGCCGAGTTTCAAAAAGGAATGGTTCTATCGAAAGACCTACAAAAGACACTAGCAGAAGCTGAAAAGACCTTGGTCAAGGTCATGCAGGCGGATGGCAGTGAAGCGGAGATGGATTAA
- a CDS encoding response regulator transcription factor, with product MSRILVVEDDIVISQVVCEFLKEHGYQVESVFDGKVALERFQEEQFDLIVLDIMIPSMTGLEVLKEIRKTSQIPILMLTAMGDEYTQLISFNQIISDYVVKPFSPTILVKRIENILRGKGETDSIEIGTILIQPTSGAVYMEEEEVQLTKKEYEVLLYLAKRRGKIVSRDNLMMGIWGYTELDSRVLDNHIKNIRKKLPSLPLKTIVGRGYQIEGT from the coding sequence ATGTCAAGGATTTTGGTTGTAGAGGATGACATAGTTATTAGTCAAGTTGTTTGTGAGTTTTTAAAAGAACATGGTTATCAGGTAGAATCTGTTTTTGATGGAAAGGTTGCTTTAGAAAGGTTTCAAGAAGAACAATTCGATTTAATTGTTTTAGATATCATGATTCCATCTATGACAGGTTTGGAAGTACTGAAGGAAATTCGCAAAACTTCTCAGATTCCAATTTTGATGCTGACAGCCATGGGTGACGAATATACACAGCTTATTAGTTTTAATCAGATTATAAGTGATTATGTTGTTAAACCATTTTCACCAACTATATTGGTAAAACGGATTGAGAATATTTTGAGAGGAAAAGGAGAGACAGATAGCATTGAGATAGGAACAATTCTTATTCAACCAACTAGCGGGGCAGTTTATATGGAAGAAGAAGAAGTTCAATTGACGAAAAAAGAATATGAAGTTTTACTATATTTAGCTAAACGACGTGGGAAAATTGTTAGTCGTGATAACTTGATGATGGGAATATGGGGATATACGGAATTGGATAGTCGTGTCTTAGATAATCATATCAAGAATATCCGTAAGAAATTGCCGTCACTTCCTTTGAAGACAATAGTTGGTCGTGGTTATCAAATAGAGGGTACTTAA
- the xseA gene encoding exodeoxyribonuclease VII large subunit produces MVEYLSVSHLTKYLKLKFDRDPYLEKVYLTGQVSNFRKRPSHQYFSLKDDKAVIQVTMWAGVYKNLGFELEEGMKINVIGRIQLYEPNGSYSIVIEKAEPDGIGALAIKFEQLKQALTQEGLFKEEFKQALPRFTKKIGVITSPSGAVIQDIITTVSRRFPGVEIVLYPTKVQGDGAAQEVVTNIQRANERDDLDVLIVGRGGGSIEDLWAFNEEIVVRAIFESRIPIISSVGHETDTTLADFVADKRAATPTAAAELATPVTKADLLGYLNQQENRAYQAMTNRLRFLRGQLEKISQSVMFRQPERLYDGYLQKLDRLTNQLQTRMKELYSQQKQACLLLQQRLQGVHPGRKVESFQERIIQQERLLKSNMANIYDNKMAKADKLIEALTMLDTSRIVARGYAMIRQDGRVIDSVENVQMGENLTIQMKDGQLDVEVKHVQTDENI; encoded by the coding sequence ATGGTTGAATATTTATCGGTTAGTCATCTAACTAAGTATTTAAAATTAAAGTTTGACCGCGATCCGTATTTGGAGAAGGTGTATTTGACAGGTCAAGTGTCCAACTTCCGTAAACGCCCTAGCCATCAATATTTTTCGCTCAAGGATGACAAGGCAGTCATCCAAGTGACCATGTGGGCAGGCGTCTATAAGAATCTGGGCTTTGAGCTTGAAGAGGGAATGAAAATCAATGTCATTGGGCGCATTCAGCTCTATGAACCAAATGGTTCTTATTCTATTGTCATTGAAAAAGCTGAGCCAGATGGTATTGGAGCCTTGGCAATCAAGTTTGAACAGCTCAAACAAGCTCTGACACAGGAAGGCTTATTTAAAGAAGAATTCAAGCAGGCCTTGCCACGGTTTACCAAGAAAATCGGTGTCATTACCAGTCCGAGTGGAGCTGTTATTCAGGATATTATTACAACCGTTAGCCGACGTTTTCCAGGCGTAGAGATTGTTCTCTATCCGACCAAGGTGCAAGGAGATGGTGCTGCTCAGGAGGTTGTTACTAATATTCAAAGAGCCAATGAACGGGATGACTTGGATGTTCTGATTGTTGGTCGTGGCGGTGGTTCTATCGAAGACCTTTGGGCTTTCAATGAAGAAATTGTGGTTCGGGCTATTTTTGAATCCCGTATTCCAATCATTTCCAGCGTAGGTCATGAAACAGATACGACCTTGGCTGATTTTGTAGCAGATAAACGAGCTGCTACCCCAACAGCTGCCGCAGAATTAGCAACACCTGTGACCAAGGCGGACTTACTGGGCTACCTCAATCAGCAGGAAAATAGAGCCTATCAGGCCATGACCAATCGTTTGAGATTCCTAAGAGGTCAGCTTGAGAAAATTAGCCAGTCAGTCATGTTCCGCCAGCCTGAACGCTTGTATGATGGTTATTTGCAAAAATTAGACCGCTTGACCAATCAATTGCAGACACGGATGAAAGAACTCTACAGCCAGCAGAAACAGGCTTGTCTCCTACTACAGCAACGATTACAAGGTGTGCATCCAGGTCGTAAAGTAGAAAGTTTCCAAGAGAGAATTATCCAGCAGGAACGACTCTTGAAGAGCAATATGGCTAATATCTATGACAATAAGATGGCCAAGGCGGACAAGCTGATTGAGGCCCTGACTATGCTGGATACCAGTCGCATCGTAGCCCGTGGCTACGCCATGATTCGTCAAGATGGTCGGGTGATCGATAGTGTAGAAAATGTACAAATGGGTGAAAACCTAACCATCCAGATGAAGGATGGTCAACTTGATGTGGAGGTAAAACATGTCCAAACAGACGAAAACATTTGA
- a CDS encoding type II CAAX prenyl endopeptidase Rce1 family protein, with protein MWSPKKLTVLKWFDILILTIILFGDGIINSTLQYIALQNQTTTLQENLTFSTMDNYKALALQLVWLTIAIFYLLLRNFDFSIWKKHIFITPWVPLQAVALFIFSALCLDIYNLVSYQFLASNTPSMFQLFPNIDLSLILYSLLNGFYEEIFFLNLCLLVNPKYAKWAFLYSLIIRCSFHTYQGLLSALGLGLILGTIFYLLYQKIKPKNLLPFFLAHAVADVIGLTILSYILY; from the coding sequence ATGTGGAGTCCAAAAAAATTAACCGTATTAAAATGGTTTGATATTCTCATTCTAACAATTATTTTATTTGGAGATGGAATCATCAACTCTACTCTCCAATACATAGCCTTACAAAATCAAACTACAACTCTTCAAGAAAATTTGACATTTTCAACAATGGATAATTATAAGGCTTTGGCTCTACAGTTAGTTTGGCTCACAATAGCCATCTTCTATCTATTACTCCGAAATTTTGATTTCTCAATTTGGAAAAAACATATTTTTATTACTCCTTGGGTTCCATTACAAGCTGTTGCCTTATTCATTTTTTCTGCATTATGCTTGGATATCTATAATCTAGTATCCTATCAGTTTCTAGCTTCCAACACTCCATCCATGTTTCAACTATTTCCTAACATTGATTTATCACTGATCTTGTACTCATTGTTGAACGGATTTTATGAAGAAATTTTCTTCCTTAACTTGTGCTTACTGGTTAACCCTAAATATGCAAAATGGGCATTTTTATATTCGTTAATTATTCGATGTAGTTTCCATACCTATCAAGGTTTACTTAGTGCACTCGGTTTAGGCTTAATTCTAGGAACTATTTTCTATCTACTTTATCAAAAAATAAAACCTAAAAATTTATTACCATTTTTCCTAGCACATGCTGTGGCTGATGTTATCGGTTTAACTATTCTATCATATATTCTATACTAG
- a CDS encoding TlyA family rRNA (cytidine-2'-O)-methyltransferase, with the protein MAKERVDVLAFKQGLFETREQAKRGVMAGLVISVINGERYDKPGEKIDEGIELKLKGEKLKYVSRGGLKLEKALQVFHLSVEGQTTIDIGASTGGFTDVMLQAGAKQVYAVDVGTNQLAWKLRQDERVISMEQYNFRYAELGDFELGQPSFASIDVSFISLSLILPALHRILAEGGQVVALVKPQFEAGREQIGKNGIVKDKSVHLKVLEEVTKMAVETGFSVKALSFSPVQGGHGNIEFLAHLEKSTQPNQIDKEVITTTVYQAHEEFKKDE; encoded by the coding sequence ATGGCTAAGGAAAGAGTAGATGTACTAGCTTTTAAACAGGGGCTTTTCGAGACGCGGGAGCAGGCCAAACGCGGTGTTATGGCTGGCTTAGTTATATCCGTCATTAACGGGGAACGCTACGATAAACCAGGTGAGAAGATTGACGAGGGAATTGAACTCAAGCTCAAGGGGGAAAAACTCAAGTATGTCAGCCGTGGTGGTCTCAAATTGGAGAAAGCCTTGCAGGTTTTCCACTTATCAGTTGAGGGTCAAACAACGATTGATATTGGGGCTTCAACAGGCGGATTTACGGATGTTATGTTGCAGGCTGGTGCCAAGCAGGTCTATGCTGTGGATGTAGGGACCAACCAACTCGCTTGGAAATTACGTCAGGACGAACGTGTAATCAGCATGGAACAGTACAATTTCCGCTATGCTGAGTTGGGAGATTTCGAACTTGGTCAACCAAGTTTTGCGTCCATTGACGTCAGCTTTATCTCATTGAGTCTGATTTTGCCAGCACTCCATCGTATTTTAGCGGAGGGTGGCCAGGTTGTTGCCCTTGTCAAACCCCAATTCGAGGCTGGACGTGAACAGATTGGGAAAAATGGCATTGTTAAGGATAAATCCGTTCACTTGAAAGTCTTGGAAGAAGTGACAAAAATGGCCGTGGAAACAGGCTTCTCAGTCAAAGCCCTTAGCTTTTCCCCTGTTCAAGGCGGTCATGGCAATATCGAATTTTTAGCGCACTTAGAAAAATCAACACAACCAAACCAGATTGATAAAGAGGTCATAACAACTACAGTCTATCAAGCACATGAGGAATTTAAAAAGGATGAATAA
- a CDS encoding serum opacification factor produces MKIRKERWLTPLLFSALPKSNAESASPEALTNENASEPTGQVAENTSSSEGKATEKEEPAVQYVEKEVDDYSTKVEKPNETVSSTVDKTPKELFTVSRTAEVGQDGVVTVTTQIVPKEIDKGAEIVVLVDTSKKMDEEAKKAAKDNIVKLVKEMTDPTNNHNSRNSVRVIGFNRKLSEAQEVNSITVEDTVEKLFTDAEQNYNWGVDMQGAIHEARRILESEKSGKRKHIVLLSQGESTFSYDLTDAAKTETKYKTINEDKVVHTNPLLPWPFTFDVTVRRANLLKDAKSLIEFLNKLGITRFNEALDGVSTVAGLTDFIGKFFRNPLDYIDLADIDSSKLEEQKFNYEKQIGEGYHFRSFYERKLDPLPFKDAIVKKIKYNLKKELDKAALPTNTLSYIGKKIGLTNTSEKAIDLFANSLVDYIFYGRKNVFYNHNLSAQAEAKIATEKGIHFYAVDVTKDKAGEEKNKFDDYLKKMSGDKGEFLNIDENVAEKFKDVLTKVSLVDSLENDVEFAKKPDSSKVKITNGTSSLLWSFFSNSKTTITWNLDKEDLIKAYQTNKPLSLTYQLQHKKNKKNKGFQELVRTEVRYSLNNDREKTAKYSSSKVSLNHETKKVLVPVPIEPKDTDKVVDKSTGISKVENMTPMVTPEMPKQTEPNVPDSTLPMQPELPKETGKPGNNVETESPKPIENSTDDSANKPDSTTPKTTDNIIIPNPTLPMKPDSTEETEKPGNNVEPESPKIIEDSTDDSANKPDSTIPKATDNIIIPNSTFPMKSESPKEIGETENSVKPESPKPIEDTDSSAGTQKLDIPKVMDTPDLSRPMEPESTEEIGKAENSDTPDSSKTIKDSDNSAPISTIKDKVNAETVANQVELAMNQKSRLSDNVEKVSSVNRSTEKSNSLPSTGQADSPIYTLTALSLLVGAQVLYRTKRKQESK; encoded by the coding sequence ATGAAAATAAGGAAGGAGAGGTGGTTGACTCCTCTTCTATTTTCTGCCTTACCAAAATCGAATGCAGAATCTGCTTCTCCTGAGGCATTAACGAATGAAAACGCTTCAGAGCCAACGGGGCAAGTTGCTGAAAACACTAGTTCTTCTGAAGGAAAAGCAACAGAAAAAGAAGAACCAGCCGTTCAGTATGTGGAGAAGGAAGTAGATGACTATTCTACTAAGGTTGAAAAACCAAATGAAACAGTATCTAGTACAGTGGATAAAACTCCTAAAGAGCTTTTTACAGTTTCTCGAACAGCAGAAGTAGGGCAAGATGGAGTTGTCACAGTAACAACTCAAATTGTGCCGAAAGAAATTGATAAGGGTGCAGAAATAGTTGTCTTGGTGGATACATCTAAAAAAATGGATGAAGAGGCTAAAAAAGCAGCTAAAGATAACATTGTCAAGCTTGTCAAAGAAATGACTGACCCAACCAATAATCATAATTCTCGTAACTCTGTGCGTGTGATCGGTTTCAATCGCAAGTTATCTGAAGCTCAAGAGGTTAACAGTATTACTGTAGAAGACACGGTTGAGAAGCTTTTCACTGATGCTGAACAAAATTACAATTGGGGCGTAGATATGCAGGGAGCAATCCATGAAGCACGTCGCATTTTAGAAAGCGAGAAATCAGGGAAACGCAAACATATTGTACTTCTGTCACAAGGGGAGTCTACATTTAGTTATGATTTGACGGATGCTGCGAAAACAGAAACTAAGTATAAGACAATCAATGAAGATAAAGTGGTGCATACTAACCCTCTATTGCCTTGGCCATTTACATTTGATGTGACTGTCCGCAGAGCAAATTTGTTAAAAGATGCCAAGAGCTTGATTGAATTCTTGAATAAATTGGGAATTACAAGGTTTAATGAGGCATTAGATGGAGTATCTACTGTCGCAGGTTTAACTGACTTTATTGGAAAGTTTTTCAGAAACCCGTTAGACTATATTGACTTAGCTGATATTGATAGCTCCAAATTAGAAGAACAAAAATTCAATTATGAGAAACAAATTGGTGAGGGGTACCATTTCCGTAGCTTTTATGAACGTAAACTTGATCCATTACCATTTAAAGACGCTATTGTAAAGAAAATAAAGTATAATTTAAAAAAAGAATTAGATAAGGCTGCATTGCCTACAAATACTCTCAGTTATATCGGTAAAAAGATTGGTTTGACAAATACCTCTGAAAAAGCAATTGACTTGTTTGCAAATTCCCTCGTTGATTACATTTTCTACGGTCGAAAAAATGTCTTTTACAATCATAACCTCTCTGCTCAGGCAGAAGCAAAGATTGCTACTGAGAAAGGGATTCATTTCTACGCTGTTGATGTGACCAAAGACAAAGCTGGCGAAGAAAAGAATAAATTTGATGACTACTTGAAAAAAATGTCTGGGGATAAGGGCGAGTTTTTAAATATTGACGAGAATGTTGCAGAAAAATTTAAAGATGTATTGACTAAAGTGAGCTTAGTAGATTCGCTTGAAAATGATGTTGAGTTCGCGAAAAAACCAGATAGTTCTAAAGTAAAAATCACAAATGGTACATCTAGTTTATTATGGTCGTTTTTCTCTAACTCGAAAACAACTATTACTTGGAACTTAGATAAAGAAGACTTAATCAAGGCTTATCAAACTAACAAGCCACTATCTTTAACATATCAATTGCAACATAAAAAAAATAAAAAGAATAAAGGTTTCCAAGAATTGGTAAGAACTGAGGTTCGTTATTCTCTTAATAATGATAGAGAAAAAACAGCAAAATACTCATCCTCAAAAGTGTCTCTTAACCATGAAACTAAGAAAGTTTTGGTTCCTGTTCCTATTGAGCCAAAAGATACAGATAAGGTGGTAGACAAGTCAACAGGTATATCAAAAGTAGAAAATATGACACCTATGGTGACACCTGAAATGCCTAAACAGACAGAACCAAATGTTCCAGACTCAACTCTTCCAATGCAACCAGAGTTACCTAAAGAGACTGGAAAACCAGGTAATAATGTTGAGACAGAATCACCTAAGCCTATCGAAAACTCAACCGATGATTCAGCAAATAAACCAGACTCAACAACTCCGAAAACAACGGACAATATTATTATTCCAAATCCCACTCTTCCAATGAAGCCAGATTCAACTGAAGAGACCGAAAAACCAGGAAATAATGTTGAACCAGAATCACCTAAGATTATCGAAGACTCAACCGATGATTCAGCAAATAAACCAGACTCAACAATTCCGAAAGCAACGGACAATATTATTATTCCAAATTCCACTTTTCCAATGAAGTCAGAGTCACCTAAAGAAATTGGTGAAACAGAAAACAGTGTTAAACCAGAATCACCTAAGCCTATCGAAGATACAGACAGTTCAGCAGGTACACAAAAATTGGATATTCCAAAAGTAATGGATACCCCAGATTTGTCTCGCCCAATGGAACCAGAGTCAACTGAAGAGATTGGTAAAGCAGAAAATAGTGATACTCCAGATTCTTCTAAGACTATTAAAGATTCAGATAACTCTGCTCCAATTTCTACTATCAAGGATAAAGTGAATGCCGAAACGGTGGCAAATCAGGTAGAGCTTGCTATGAATCAGAAATCACGTCTTTCTGACAATGTGGAGAAAGTATCTAGTGTGAATCGTTCAACCGAGAAGTCAAACTCGCTTCCATCTACTGGACAAGCTGATTCTCCAATCTATACGTTAACTGCCCTCTCTCTTCTTGTAGGAGCTCAGGTACTTTATCGTACAAAACGTAAGCAAGAATCGAAGTAA
- a CDS encoding neutral zinc metallopeptidase: MKIDDLRKSSNIEDRRGQSSSNSSFSSGSSGGNVLLGLIFSRLGWKGKLLVLVLLVAFGDMSNLGGLLSPSTGTNPYQSSQVTTTGTDVSDADAEFMSKVLGSTEDFWVQEFKANGLTYNAPTMVFYTNQTQTGCGVGSAQAGPFYCSADRKIYIDTSFYQELSSKYKAAGDFAMAYVIAHEVGHHVQNELEVLGAYHQKRAQLSDKEGNALNVRLELQADYYAGAWAKYVDGQGILDAGDIDEAMNAAHAVGDDTLQQEAYGRTVPDSFTHGTSEQRKKWFNLGYTYGDLAHANTFSVEKP, translated from the coding sequence ATGAAAATTGATGATTTGCGAAAAAGTTCTAACATTGAGGACCGCAGGGGACAATCCAGTTCTAACTCATCTTTCTCGTCTGGTTCATCTGGCGGAAATGTTCTATTGGGACTAATCTTTTCACGACTTGGTTGGAAAGGAAAACTACTTGTTCTTGTCCTTTTAGTAGCCTTCGGAGACATGTCAAACCTTGGTGGGTTGCTTTCCCCATCAACAGGGACTAATCCTTACCAATCGAGTCAAGTCACAACGACTGGTACAGATGTGTCTGATGCAGATGCTGAATTCATGAGTAAGGTTTTAGGATCGACAGAAGATTTTTGGGTCCAAGAATTTAAAGCCAATGGTTTAACCTACAATGCACCGACTATGGTTTTCTATACTAACCAGACCCAAACCGGATGTGGAGTTGGTTCCGCCCAAGCCGGTCCATTCTATTGCTCTGCTGACCGCAAGATTTATATTGATACTTCTTTCTATCAAGAATTATCTAGCAAGTATAAGGCTGCTGGTGACTTTGCCATGGCCTATGTCATCGCTCATGAAGTTGGTCACCATGTTCAGAATGAATTAGAAGTTCTTGGGGCCTACCATCAAAAACGGGCTCAACTATCCGATAAGGAAGGCAATGCGCTAAATGTTCGTTTAGAATTGCAAGCTGACTATTATGCAGGAGCCTGGGCCAAATATGTTGATGGACAAGGCATCTTGGATGCTGGTGATATTGACGAAGCCATGAATGCTGCCCATGCAGTTGGTGACGATACTCTTCAACAGGAAGCCTACGGCCGTACTGTTCCAGACAGTTTTACCCACGGCACTTCTGAGCAAAGGAAAAAATGGTTTAATCTCGGTTATACCTATGGTGACCTTGCTCACGCCAATACATTCTCCGTAGAGAAACCGTAA